A stretch of DNA from Sugiyamaella lignohabitans strain CBS 10342 chromosome B, complete sequence:
ATACTCAGTTAGTCAAATTTGGCTATTCCCACATTGAATTGACACCTAAGTTTGGTTCTGAAATCAGAGGTATCCAACTCAGTCAATTGGGTGATAGTGCCAAAAACGATTTGGCTAGGTTTGTTGCCGAACGAGGCGTGGTTGTCTTTAGAGATCAAGATTTTAGAGAGCTTCCTATCCCACAAGCTTTGAAATGGGCAGAGCATTTTGGTCGTCAACATATACATCCCACATCTGGATCGCCTGAAGGATATCCTGAAGTTCACCTAGTATATAGAGATGCGAACACAAGAACCTGGGACGAATTTTATGCGAAGAGAGTCTCCTCTGTAGGATGGCATTCGGATGTGACCTACGAAAAACAACCTCCTGGTACAACTTTACTGGGTATATTGGAGCTGCCTActggtgggggtggtgatACTCTGTTCACGGATACGACTGAGATATATGAGCGGCTTTCTCCAGAGTTCAAAAAGCGATTGCATGGTTTAAAAGCTGTGCACTCTGCTCAGGAGCAAGCTGCTAGATCTCAGGAAGGTGGTGGCGTTGTTAGGAGAGAACCTGTGAAAAATTCCCATCCAATTGTTAGAACACACCCAGtaacaaagaagaagtcaaTCTTTGTGAATCCGTCTTTTACACGATATATCGAAGGGTTCAAGTCAGAGGAGTCAGAAGCTTTACTCAAATTCCTCTATGACACAATAGCTAAAAGTGCTGATACGCAAGTAAGGGCCCATTGGGAAGATGGAACAATTGTTGTTTGGGATAATAGGCGTGCTGTACACTCTGCATTGTTTGACTGGGACGATGGTCAGACCCGCCATGCTTTCCGTTATACACCTCAAGCTGAGCGGCCATATGAGACTCCTTACGAGGACTGAAACTCTAGTTAGCTGGAGGGGGGGATTAAGGATTTGTTATAATAAATGTCGTATTATCTATCACTAAAGCGGACAATTTAGCTGTGTATATGAGTAGTCTAGCTATTGTATACATATTTCTGgcttataaataatttgtAGCTTCCTATTCctaaaaatattgaattaAAGCAATAACCACTTATAAGATGGTCGACAACTCTGACTGCAGACTTGAAAGCCTTTAACAAAAGGCATAACCGGCGGTGAAGATGCCGATCAGTGAAATCATAACTGTAGATAGGTATTCCATCTTGCTCAATGAGTCACTAGTTGCAGTAGTTCCTGAAGACGCCACAGATCCAGTTGTGGTCGTACCAGCAGTAGAAGCCGCGGCTGCTGTATCTGACGGGTCGCTGCTAGCACCTGTCGTTGATGCCTTCGCTTTTGAGCTACTAGTAGAACTAGCTACATTGCTTACATTTACCAAACTCTTAGTGGAGGAATCCGATGTGCTGGTTTGTTTAACTTGGGAGGCAACGGGCACAGAACCTGAAGCACTCCTATCGCCATCATTACCTCCGAGTTGACTAACCGTGACGGCAGAAACTGTTTGAAGATTTTTGTCATCTTTACCCTTGTCCAAATCATAGCCAACCGCTGCAAATGAACCTAATATATGTTTATCATCCGTGATTTGAACTGAACTTTCCGTGAGATTACTGTTAGAAGTAAAAACATATGAAGAGTTGCCACTAACGGTAGCACCAGATGGTGGATCGTAACACTCAACCGAAATATCTTTCAAAGTGACAAACAAATACCCGGGATCACTGAACTCCGGCATATTCCAATCGATAGGACCGCCTGCCCAATCTACTGTTCCTTGACCGTTTAGCTCTGAACCGCCAGGCCAAAGGGACAATTGGACAATCCCTGGAGTTTGGGGGTACATATATTGGCCAGTTGTCGAGTTATAAGTGTCTGCTTTGTTGAGAGTTCGGGCCACTTGACCATCGATCAGCCACTGGATTCTATCTTCTGACCAATCAAATTCGTAGGTATGGAAGCTCTCATTAGTAGACGATAATGATATGGAAGCGCCATTTGTGTAATTTAGTATACCTTCGTAGTAGAAGTTGGTTTGAGCTTGTCCAACATTAGAGCCAACAAACTCGTAATCAATTTCATCCTTACTGGGCGACATGATAATAAAAGCCGATACAACACCATCGCCATGTGAAGTCTTCAGTGTTGCCGATACCTTACCATACCAAACAGCAGAGGTCGATGAGATTACAGTGCCGTAAGATTGATTAGCCATGGTGAGTAAGACATTACCACCGTAGTCAAGAACTTGGCCATTGGTAGTCCAACCATATTTCGAGTTATCACCCAGATATTTCGTCTGATCAGCGATCATATCGGAACTGGTGAATTGATATTCTTTGGAATTACATACCGGTAAAGGAACACACGCGGAAGAGTTGAATGAGTGAGCAACATCACAGGCACCAAGGCAGTACAAACCAGTACCACATTCGCCATATTGAGAACAACATGGGGAATCTTCGGGGCAATTCTTTCCATTTCCACAAGATGGTGCCGAATCACACAGCACCCTTCCCACTAAAGCAGCTAATGACACCAAAGGGAGTAGTCTCATTCTAACCAGGTCACAGAGAAAAATTGTAAGTAGAAAATGTAACGAGTGAATAAAAGTTGTCAGGATGAAGCAGATTTGGCGAAAGTTATTATACTAGGCGCAGTAAAAGTTTAAATACTTTGCCAATCTTTCGTTCTCCTTTTCATTCTTACAGTTTAGAATAGCCGCTACAGACTTGGTTTTTTGTGTCAAATTGTGCATTGATCGCCCATTTGACGGCCGTGAACGTTAGATTACCCATCGCGATGCAGCTAGATCTCAAATGATAAGCAGGGATTTCGCCTTATATAGTAATACGTCGTGCATGTCCATCAAAATCGGAATAGGTCAAAATACTACTATGTAAACACACATATCTTTAGACTTTAAATTGATACACGGTCGAGGCTAATGAAAAGCAAAAAATCCACGCAAACAACTAGTGTATTGCGCCAAGTCGACAAAAGCGATAAATTAACACGCATTTACAGTCGGACTTTTGGAAGTTGTCTAAGCTCGAAAATCTGTCGTAGCATCCAACATTCTGAACAATCTTGGCAAGGTGGCAAGGCTGAAGATCATACATTTATATAACCATGTCGATCGAACTGACATGACGTAAACTGATATACAAAGAAAGCAAGGATAATGTATTATAGCCATATCTAAAAATAAACTGGTTTTAGCGAATAAATTTGTCACGTTGTAGTTGTCCGAAATGAAATGTAGGCAGGGATCAGAAAATTTGAGTTTTATGGTCAACAAAACGGCAAATGATGTGTGCCAGGCCCTAAAGATTGTTAGTTGATACAAGCGACTGGTAGAGACACCAAAGATCAACAAAGTACGGCATACTCCCATTCCTTCATATTACGGACAAACTGGAAGAGGGAAGAACGATTTTATGATTCCTGATGCCACGCTCTTTACGATATCAACCAATATTCAATGTGGAGTAGAGCAGATTTTTGCATTAAAAATCGGATCAGCAAGGCTTGGCCACAGTATATATACTAAGGGTTGGCATAGAGTGGCTATATAGCTTGGCATCTTATCTAGTATGTTGGGGCACAAGAATTTAAGGTATCTACTACGACCATTACCATCTATATTAGACCTTACATAAGAAACAGGCATGAATCTAATGGTTCAATATGTGAGTTCAAAGTCGACAGTCATATGGGGATCCTAGAGCCTCGACCATTATCCCTTAAATGTCAATAAGATTTTTGCAATTTTGGTGACAGCATGAAATATTAACGGGTGTTGTAAGATTGACTGATCTCACTTCTTAGTGGATATCCATAGCCAATATACATCGTGAACCAGTATCTTATATACTTGATCTGAGGTTTATAGAGATAAAGAAGGTGTTCACAGTTTCTGTGTTGATATGAAACACAGGGGTAGCTCATGCTGGAGTCATGGTCAGTCAGAAGGACCATACTATCGGACTCAGTTTTGTGTCATAAGGACACTGTGTCTACTACTACGAAGCCGAAGATGGCAAATCTGCAGTCGACTTCCAGTTTGGTTGTGATTCTAAACTGTCAATTATAAGTTAGACCACCAAAATAGGATATCCAGGCTCAAAACATACATGGGGAGAAGTCTATTTCGAAATCTTTTAAATAATAAGTGGTAAACTGGATTCCAAATGTTGTGTAGTCGTTGAAACTGGGCAGTTTGTCGCCTAATAGTGGGCACTCGTTCATGATATGAGAGACAATCTCTAGAGACTGCCGCAATGACATAGTTGCTCGGCGTCCTTGACGTGAAAAAGTTAAAACAACTTATCCGCCAGTGCATGGCCGGACCGAAACGTATTAAAGCACTTAACAGTCGACAAGTCCATTTTGATTAGATATTTAAGTTGAAGTGGGGATTCCTTGCTGTACCCTTGACCTTTCCGTTGTGATACCGACACTTTCAGTTGTAGATTGTAAACTGTTTTCCAGTGGTCTAGTTCCTGTTCCTTGAGTGGTTTGACAGCCACTTTTTCATTCCGCCCATTGGGCGTTATTTTGATCCGCCACTACCCTTCGAGACTCCCAATGTGGTTTATCCTTCACTGATCCTCTTAGGCGAGAGAAATTGCTCCCTTCCAAGGGAACCACCGTCGATTTACAAAGAGGTGAATTCTCAGAAGGATGGTCCATTTCCACGGCTAGTGGGTTGTGACTATTCAGTCTGGTGGTAGTCGCAGAGTTCGCACCTGCGTCGTATACTTGAAATCGATGTCAAGCGGAACtaccccccccccccccccccctgATTCGTGATGTAGGATATAGATTGGCGTACTCTTAACTGCTCGCAGTATATGCCTTAGACACGCGTTTTGGATCAGTTAAAGTTGGTATTAAGAACGTAGACCAGACTTCAGCCCAATATTGCATGATAGAACGGGCACAGGGTAGGTAAAACTGAAGGACTACTCTGCCAGTCGTCCATTTGTAGCGGCCATCAAGGTGCCAGAGGTGAGCAAGAGCTCCCTGAGATTTAGATGCCACGGATTTAATATGGGCCGTGGATGTGAACCCTTTATCCAGTACGATTCCCAGGAGCTTTACCTCGTCTTGCGGCAGTCCAATAGGCCCATTAGGCAAACGAAGCGGTGTCGGATCGGGTTGTGATTTTTTGAACTGGATGCGAGTTTCTCACCATAATCAATTTCTTTGTAGTTGAATAACATGGCTTAACATGGCAAGATACGAGTCTACACGCGTAGACTGTGATATCGTCTACATATCCAATGACTATGCGCCCAAGGATCCAACCAATCGATAGAGAGATATTGTGTAAATAGGAAAGCGCAAAAGTGAGATAAGAGATCCTTGAGGGATTCCTGTCTTGGTTGAGCTCATGTCATTCGTGACCCTCTCAGCAGTGAGTGAGATATAGCGGTGTAACATGAAATGATACACTAAGTAAATTGCGGCTGTCGGTAACTCCATATCCGTCAAAAGTCTAATCAAGGTGTCCCTATGGACATTGTTAAGGCACCTCGTATATCAATCATCAAGACACTTGTTGCCGGTCAGTATAATAGGAGCAAATATCATGCGCTAACTTCAAGATCGCGTCTTGTAAACTACTCTGATCGCGAACCAAACAGATACTTGGAGAGAGAATTTGTCGTGTCAGGTACTCCATGCTCTCTTCCACGATCATCTCCAGTAGCTTCCCGATTGTGTTTTCGTGAGATAGGGCGATGGGCCTTCATAGCTGTAGACGAGTATCCCCAGTTTCTTTAGGATGACAGTGTGACACACTCTCATTTCTAGCTATTCGATGTGAAAGCATTTGATTGGAACTATCCACACCTGTTACAGGGTGTCCATTCTAGTGACGGCTAGTCCTGGAGTGTCTTGTGGATGCCAAACAAAGCttgttcaacttcttcCTTCACCTCCAATTGGGCCAGCGAACTGGGtctttcaacaatttctGGCAGTATTCCCTTAGAGGTAATGCATGACAAAAGCCCCGATTGCTTCAAGCTATTTTGCAActtctcttcttcggcATGGCATGAGCAGAGTTATGAATTTGATAGTAAGGCTACTGAATCGTATGCTATGGAGTGTGAACACTGTCCCATCTAGCAATTTATTACCCTTAGTATATGCGTTTATTAAGCTTCTTGTCCTTGTTCTTGCGGCGCAAGCATGTGAACCCGTAGTGTGGGTCATaatctattttttttcgtcCCAACCTGTCTGCTTTGGTGAACGGCCTGTCTAGCAATGATATCCTTGTGGTCTTTTCCAGTTACTTGCGCTTACGTTTGGTGCGCTTTCTGGGTAACCCCTTTAGTCCACTTCTTTTGCTCCTTGCGGGTTGTTCAGGCGtgagggtctgcctccagcggctggagctctgcccagaccccgtcccagaccccgttcCTTTTCGCATTGCGCTAGAGTCATTTCTTCGAGGTTCCTGCACTCTGGGGTTTCATCTCTGTTGTTTCCTAACTCTGAGACTTCGCTTTTCCTCTCGAGTCCTTGTAAAGTCCATGTAATTCGCTGTGTCATGTTTATGCAATTCTTCCCGAAACTTAACCACGTTCAGAGAATAGCGCTGTTCGCCATTTTCTCAGCGCGTTTAGGGAGGGTTTTATAGCTCCGCAAATCTCTAGACTGTTTGGTCATCTCCACAACTCGAGGTCGTTGGGCGGGTTTAAGAGCTCCCTGGACTTAGTTTTTTATCATTTGTGTTTCAGTGACAGCTTCTTTCATCTCATAGTGTATTGCTCCATTTCAGGGATCTCTCTGTTGATAATTCTCTAAGTAAGTACTCTCTACTCGTTTATTTCCGTTAGCCCCTCGTGGCGTTTCACGTGCCGGGTCGTAAGTctatttcttctcaaaTTGTATCGCGCCTCAATCTAGCTTAGAGTTTTTCTCGACGTTTCTTGGCTTTACGTCAGACAGTGCTTGAAGTCCAAGTTGAAGGCACAATTATCAGTCGACTTTCCCAATCACGTTTTGATAAACACCAACCAGATGCGACTTCTTGTCTTTACTCATATTTCCCGAGCCAGCTTGGACGGCGGCTTCCTGATGTGGTTAGCGCCATCTGTCACTTGTGTTTTCGTCTGCTATATATGCAAGATTATCTTTAAAGCGAGATTCACGACCGTCGGTGGCAAAAGCGTCAACGTTTCTCGTATACCattgggttttttttagtAAGGAAAAAGGTGGTTTCAAAtctccttttcttcctcttcacaGGGAAATCATTAAGTTTTGGGTTACCCGGCTTTTATCATTCTTTATTATCAGAATTGTCCATTGCCCCCCAATTTTAGGCTTGCATACAATGTAGAACATCTATTCTGtacaatatattttgtCCATCTCGACCTTTTGTCAAGTTTTGACTTGTCCTCAACATATTTCGACTCCCTAAATATAGTCGCAGTCTTCAAAAGTCCTTGAAAGTCACTTGAAAGTCACTTGAACTCTGTAAAACTGTTCTCAGCTCTTTGCCCCTGATAATTCCACTTTTGGCGAACAGATCCACCGGGTAATGCATATTCGGTTACGATGTTGATATACTCCCATAATTTTTAAACCattgaatcaaaaaaagaaaagaaaggtCGGGATTATTAATACCCCTTAGAATGGCTCAAAAACGCTCAAAAACTATTGCCGttgtcttcaatttccgtggttttcatattttaaaaatttcgattttttttggtcccaaatcacgtgatgaCGCATCCTcatgtacaattataagtTCGACCTGCGGGCTcatgtacaattataagtTCAACCTGCGACTTcatgtacaattataagtTCAACTTGACACACCCCCATAATTTTTAATCATCCAAAGTAAAATCTTGATAAAATGTCAAGATTTTTAAAAACCTCTAAAACCCCTCGAAAACTCTCAAAATCCATTGCCGttgtcttcaatttccgtgtttttcctttttgaaaatttcgatttttttttctggtccCAAGTCACGTGAAAACGCACCtcatttattataatatattataatataagTTGAAATCAGATGAACTCAGATGAACTCAGATGAACTCAGATCTCACAGATCTAACACAGATCTAACACAGATCTGACGGATCTCACAAATTACCCGGCTTTCATTTCACTTAATTTTTAgaataaaaattcaaataaattcaaataacCGCTATTAATATCAACTGGTTTTGTTAATACTTCCTTGAGCTTTAATCTTCCACGATAAAATCATCTCCAAAATTCTTAAGTACCCCTCAAAGAGCCCTCCAAAGACCCTTtagatttcttgatttcttgactttacattttttttttggctccATGGGCGGCCCTCCACCCCGCGCCCCCCATTACCCGGCTTTTCCATTCTTTAATCATTACAAGAGGTTTCCTTAGAAACCCCTTGTAATAATCCTGGATAGTACatcatatatatcttcaatTAGAAGATATATACTTAAATACTACCCAAGACATTACTAAACACTTGTACTAATATCAGCACCTACTGATATTAATCAAGTGCGTAATGCACAAATCGGACAACAAGAGCTTAATCTCAGCAGATCGTAACAACAAGGCTACTCTACTGCTTACAATACTCCGTTGTACATTTAAGTCGTCTGCAAAGGATTTATCCCCGCGCATAGTAACATTGCTATCCACCGGTAAGCACCCAATAATTTATCTACTGAGTGCCGTTACCAGCCTGCTATGGTTCAGCGGCACAAGGCCTTATTTTTATCCATCTAAAATGTGCGAGGCAAGAATCATCGCGTTCTAGTATGGATTCTGACTTAGAGGCGTTCAGCCATAATCCAGCGGATGGTAGCTTCGCGGCAATGCCTGATCAGACAGCCGCAAAAACCAATTATCCGAATGAACGGTTCCTCTCGTACTAAGTTCAATTACTATTGCGATAACATTCATCAGTAGGGTAAAACTAACCTGTCTCACGACGGTCTAAACCCAGCTCACGTTCCCTATTAGTGGGTGAACAATCCAACGCTTACCGAATTCTGCTTCGGTATGATAGGAAGAGCCGACATCGAAGGATCAAAAAGCAATGTCGCTATGAACGCTTGACTGCCACAAGCCAGTTATCCCTGTGGTAACTTTTCTGGCACCTCTAGCCTCAAATTCCGAGGGACTAAAGGATCGATAGGCCACACTTTCATGGTTTGTATTCACactgaaaatcaaaatcaagggGGCTTTTACCCTTTTGTTCTACTGGAGATTTCTGTTCTCCATGAGCCCCCCTTAGGACATCTGCGTTATCTTTTAACAGATGTGCCGCCCCAGCCAAACTCCCCACCTGACAATGTCTTCAACCCGGATCAGCCCCGAAGGACCTTAAATCTAGAACGTGGACGATGAAGTCCAGCTCCGCTTAATTGAATAAGTAAAAAAACTATAAAGGTAGTGGTATTTCACCGGCGCCGAAGCTCCCACTTATTCTACACCCTCTATGTCTTTTCACAATGTCAAACTAGagtcaagctcaacaggGTCTTCTTTCCCCGCTGATTCTGCCAAGCCCGTTCCCTTGGCTGTGGTTTCGCTAGATAGTAGATAGGGACAGTGGGAATCTCGTTAATCCATTCATGCGCGTCACTAATTAGATGACGAGGCATTTGGCTACCTTAAGAGAGTCATAGTTACTCCCGCCGTTTACCCGCGCTTGGTTGAATTTCTTCACTTTGACATTCAGAGCACTGGGCAGAAATCACATTGCGTCAACATCACTTTCTGACCATCGCAATGCTATGTTTTAATTAGACAGTCAGATTCCCCTTGTCCGTACCAGTTCTAAGTTAGTCGTTTGGTGTGAATCGGAACGATAATAAATTACCTGTCAAGCACGTCCGCCGAAGGATCCCGGTCAGCTCCATGTGAAACGTGAATCCCACACAGTTCCGTCCAGGTTCCTCGGGTTCTGAAACAAGACCCAAAACACTCGACCCTTAGAGCCAATCCTTTTCCCGAAGTTACGGATCTATTTTGCCGACTTCCCTTATCTACATTATTCTATCAACTAGAGGCTGTTCACCTTGGAGACCTGCTGCGGTTATGAGTACGACTTGGCATGAAAACTATTTCTTCCTGTGGATTTTCAAGGGACGTCACAAGCGCACCGGACCTGGTAAAGGTACCAGGCTCTTCCAGTCAGAAGACCCTAGCTCTAGACAAACTAATTTCAGGGTGATAGactgttgagaagaaaagagaactCCTCCCAGGGCTTGTGCCGACGTCTCCACATTCAGTTACGTTACCGTGGAGAATCCATATCCAAGTTCCGGAATATTAACCGGATTCCCTTTCGATGGTGGCTTGAAAAATCAAGCACATTGAAACGGAGCTTCCCCATCTCTTAGGATCGACTAACCCGTGGCCAACTGCTGTTCACACGGAACCTTTCCCCACTTCAGTCTTCAAAGATCTCATTTGAATATTTGCTACTACCACCAAGATCTGCACTAGAGGCCGTTCGACCCAGGATCACTCCCAAGGCTTCGTCACTGACCTCCACGCCTGCCTACTCGCTATGGCATCACAATAACCATAGCGGTGAAGTATAGGTAACACGCTTGAGCGCCATCCATTTTCAGGGCTAGTTCATTCGGCCGGTGAGTTGTTACACAGTCCTTAGCGGATTCCGACTTCCATGGCCACCGTCCGGCTGTCTAGATGAACTAACACCTTTTGTGGTGTCTGATGAGCGTGTATTCCGGCACCTTAACTCCACGTTCGGTTCATCCCGCATCGCCAGTTCTGCTTACCAAAAATGGCCCACTAAAAGCTCTTCATTCAAATGTCCACGTTCAATTAAGTAACAAGGACTTCTTACATATTTAAAGTTTGAGAATAGGTCAAGATCGTTTCAATCCCAATACCTCTAATCATTCGCTTTACCTCATAAAACTGATACGAGCTTCTGCTATCCTGAGGGAAACTTCGGCAGGAACCAGCTACTAGATGGTTCGATTAGTCTTTCGCCCCTATACCCAAATTTGACGATCGATTTGCACGTCAGAACCGCTACGAGCCTCCACCAGAGTTTCCTCTGGCTTCACCCTATTCAGGCATAGTTCACCATCTTTCGGGTCCCAACAGCTATGCTCTTACTCAAATCCATCCGAAAACATCAGGATCGGTCGATGATGCACCCGTGAGGGCCCTCACCTACGTTCACTTTCATTACGCGTACGGGTTTTACACCCAAACACTCGCATAGACGTTAGACTCCTTGGTCCGTGTTTCAAGACGGGTGGCTTAAAATCATTACGCCAGTATCCTAGCTAAAAGCGCGGTCCTCGGTCCcagctggtgatatcaacaaaggCTATAACACTCCGAGGAGCCACATTCCAAAGTCATTATCTCACCGCCAAAACCGATACTGGCCCAGTAAACAGCGAGTGCACAATCCCGAAAGATAGTTGATCACTGAATACCAAGTCTGATTTCAAGCCCTTCCctttcaacaatttcacGTACTTTTTCACTCTCTTTTCAAAGTTCTTTTCATCTTTCCATCACTGTACTTGTTCGCTATCGGTCTCTCGCCAATATTTAGCTTTAGATGGAATTTACCACCCACTTAGAGCTGCATTCCCAAACAACTCGACTCTTCGAAAGCACTTTACAAGAGAATGGCCACCTCACAGAACGGGATTCTCACCCTCTATGACGTCCTGTTCCAAGGAACATATGCAAGgaccaaactcaaagttaccttcttcaaattaCAACTCGGACACCAAAGGTGCCAGATTTCAAATTTGAGCTTTTGCCGCTTCACTCGCCGTTACTAAGGCAATCCCTGttggtttcttttcctCCGCTTATTGATATGCTTAAGTTCAGCGGGTAGTCCTGCTTGATTTGAGGTCaaattttataatttctGTTCTATCGCCCAgcctttttcaaatgcGTATCAAAATCCAACGAGTTGGTAAAACCTAATACGTTGTAAAATACTAAATTGAAATGCTTAGCCAATGTATTTCAACTCATACAATTTTCATTGTAGCGAGTCAACACCAAACATAaagtttgagaaagaaatgaCGCTCAAACAAGTATGCCCTCCGGAATACCAGAGGGCGCAATGTGCGTTCAAAGATTCGATGATTCACAAAATTCTGCAATTCACATTACATATCGCGTTTCGCTGCGTTCTTCATCGATGCGAGAACCAAGAGATCCGTTGTTGaaagttttgaattttaatattcttcACTCAGACAACAAATTATTaggttttgattgttggcCGAACATTTAACTGTCCAGCCAAAGCAAGataaaatttaaattcacAGGTGTTGGATGAAAGAAAGTCTTGCGACTTTACTCGTTAATGATCCTTCCGCAGGTTCACCTACGGAAACCTTGTTACGACTTTTACTTCCTCTAAATGACCAAGTTTGACCAGCTTCTCGGCGTCTGGTAGTGGTTGCCCACTTCCTGACGCCAATCCGGAGGCCTCACTAAGCCATTCAATCGGTAGTAGCGACGGGCGGTGTGTACAAAGGGCAGGGACGTAATCAACGCAAGCTGATGACTTGCGCTTACTAGGAATTCCTCGTTGAAGAGCAATAATTGCAATGCTCTATCCCCAGCACGACGGAGTTTAACAAGATTACCCAGACCTCTCGGCCAAGGTTATGTACTCGCTGGCTCCGTCAGTGTAGCGCGCGTGCGGCCCAGAACGTCTAAGGGCATCACAGACCTGTTATTGCCTCAAACTTCCATCTACTTGAAGTAGATAGTCCCTCTAAGAAGCCAACAATCAGCCAAAGCTAATCGGGCTATTTAGTAGGTTAAGGTCTCGTTCGTTATCGCAATTAAGCAGACAAATCACTCCACCAACTAAGAACGGCcatgcaccaccacccacaaaatcaagaaagagcTCTCAATCTGTCAATCCTTATTGTGTCTGGACCTGGTGAGTTTCCCCGTGTTGAGTCAAATTAAGCCGCAGGCTCCACTCCTGGTGGTGCCCTTCCGTCAATTCCTTTAAGTTTCAGCCTTGCGACCATACTCC
This window harbors:
- the JLP1 gene encoding Jlp1p (Fe(II)-dependent sulfonate/alpha-ketoglutarate dioxygenase; involved in sulfonate catabolism for use as a sulfur source; contains sequence that resembles a J domain (typified by the E. coli DnaJ protein); induced by sulphur starvation; GO_component: GO:0005575 - cellular_component [Evidence ND]; GO_function: GO:0051213 - dioxygenase activity [Evidence IEA]; GO_function: GO:0046872 - metal ion binding [Evidence IEA]; GO_function: GO:0016491 - oxidoreductase activity [Evidence IEA,IEA]; GO_function: GO:0000907 - sulfonate dioxygenase activity [Evidence IDA] [PMID 10482536]; GO_process: GO:0046306 - alkanesulfonate catabolic process [Evidence IEA]; GO_process: GO:0055114 - oxidation-reduction process [Evidence IEA,IEA]; GO_process: GO:0044273 - sulfur compound catabolic process [Evidence IMP] [PMID 10482536]) — translated: MATVAKSGAEVNQHKQLFNKPTTTAESLAVHKSQFRFPAYAPTWDPNEKYNPYDEFDFSDPGLLADEKLVNLFPNGLPSTDADKRASANTQLVKFGYSHIELTPKFGSEIRGIQLSQLGDSAKNDLARFVAERGVVVFRDQDFRELPIPQALKWAEHFGRQHIHPTSGSPEGYPEVHLVYRDANTRTWDEFYAKRVSSVGWHSDVTYEKQPPGTTLLGILELPTGGGGDTLFTDTTEIYERLSPEFKKRLHGLKAVHSAQEQAARSQEGGGVVRREPVKNSHPIVRTHPVTKKKSIFVNPSFTRYIEGFKSEESEALLKFLYDTIAKSADTQVRAHWEDGTIVVWDNRRAVHSALFDWDDGQTRHAFRYTPQAERPYETPYED